A window from Populus trichocarpa isolate Nisqually-1 chromosome 3, P.trichocarpa_v4.1, whole genome shotgun sequence encodes these proteins:
- the LOC7461383 gene encoding peroxidase 15-like — protein sequence MHVVVRTGPFKGNISGCNPKTVCDDENFGGPSWGSFLGRKDGLTASQTGANKALPSAFDPLIAIASKFAAVGLDSRDLVALCPFIWPRSLFLTPRLYDFNKTRKPDPTLSRTQLKILQKSCPRGGNRTALTNLDPTTVNTFDNRYFSNLQASAGLLQSDQELFSTPKSNTVEMVNQFSANQTAFFESFVASMIKMISYISVLTGMEGEVRTRCRRVNNI from the exons atgcatgttgTGGTACGTACTGGTCCTTTCAAGGGAAACATTTCTGGTTGCAATCCAAAAACTGTATGTGACGAcgaaaat TTTGGAGGCCCTTCTTGGGGGAGCTTTCTAGGAAGAAAGGATGGCCTCACAGCTAGCCAAACTGGTGCAAATAAGGCCCTTCCAAGTGCATTTGATCCCCTCATTGCGATTGCATCCAAATTTGCTGCTGTTGGACTAGACAGTAGAGACCTCGTGGCGTT GTGCCCATTCATTTGGCCTCGGAGTCTGTTTTTGACTCCCCGGCTTTATGATTTCAACAAAACCAGGAAGCCTGATCCCACTTTGAGCAGAACACAACTGAAGATACTCCAGAAATCATGTCCTCGAGGTGGAAATAGGACAGCTCTCACCAACCTAGACCCAACAACAGTGAATACATTTGACAACAGATACTTCTCCAACCTGCAAGCAAGTGCAGGCCTGCTTCAAAGTGATCAGGAGCTGTTTTCAACTCCAAAGTCAAATACAGTGGAGATGGTTAACCAATTCAGTGCCAACCAGACAGCTTTCTTTGAAAGCTTTGTAGCTTCCATGATTAAGATGATCAGTTATATTAGTGTTCTAACTGGGATGGAGGGGGAAGTGAGGACTCGTTGTCGAAGagtgaataatatttaa
- the LOC7461384 gene encoding peroxidase N — translation MKRSSCYNGYSLFLTILMLCVVARSQLTTDFYSTTCPNLLQIVRREVQKAIKFETRMAASLIRLHFHDCFVNGCDASVLLDGNDGEKFALPNINSARGFEVVDAIKTAVESQCSGVVSCADILTIAARDSVLLSGGKSWRVLLGRRDGLVANQTGANAKLPSPFEDVDTIINKFAAVGLNIIDVVALSGAHTIGQARCATFNNRLFNFSGTGAPDSTMESSMVSDLQNLCPLTDDGNKTTVLDRNSTDLFDIHYFQNLLNNKGLLSSDQELFSSTNLTTKALVQTYSTNQNLFLNDFANSMIKMGNISPLTGSSGEIRKKCSVVNS, via the exons ATGAAGAGGTCGAGCTGCTATAACGGTTATTCGTTGTTTCTGACAATATTGATGTTATGTGTAGTTGCCAGGTCCCAACTGACTACCGATTTCTATTCGACAACATGTCCTAACCTTCTCCAAATTGTCCGTAGAGAAGTTCAGAAAGCTATCAAGTTCGAAACACGTATGGCAGCCTCTTTGATTCGGCTTCATTTTCATGACTGCTTTGTCAAT GGTTGTGATGCATCAGTTCTGCTGGATGGAAATGATGGTGAGAAGTTTGCTTTGCCTAACATAAACTCGGCAAGGGGATTTGAAGTTGTGGATGCAATAAAAACTGCTGTGGAAAGTCAATGTAGTGGCGTTGTATCTTGTGCTGATATACTAACCATAGCTGCCCGAGATTCGGTCCTCCTT AGTGGGGGGAAATCATGGAGAGTTCTGCTCGGAAGAAGAGATGGACTAGTGGCTAACCAGACTGGAGCAAATGCTAAACTTCCTTCCCCGTTTGAAGATGTGGATACGATCATCAACAAGTTTGCTGCAGTAGGATTAAATATCATAGACGTAGTCGCCTTATCCG GTGCTCACACAATTGGACAAGCAAGATGTGCCACCTTCAACAACAGATTGTTCAACTTCTCGGGAACCGGTGCTCCGGACAGTACAATGGAATCAAGTATGGTGTCTGATCTGCAAAATCTATGTCCACTAACTGATGATGGCAACAAGACTACAGTTCTTGATCGGAACTCCACTGATCTATTTGACATCCACTATTTCCAGAACTTGCTAAACAATAAGGGTCTTCTCTCTTCTGACCAAGAACTATTTTCAAGTACCAATTTGACAACCAAAGCTCTGGTTCAGACCTATAGCACTAATCAAAATCTTTTCTTAAATGACTTTGCTAATTCCATGATCAAAATGGGGAATATAAGCCCGCTAACAGGGTCTAGTGGAGAGATCAGGAAAAAATGTAGTGTGGTTAATTCGTGA